The Corynebacterium simulans genome contains a region encoding:
- the proC gene encoding pyrroline-5-carboxylate reductase, with amino-acid sequence MTKIAVLGGGQIGEALVSGLVNAGYAGADIVVTNRSEDRRAHLEKTYGVKTLSDNRAAVKDADFVFGCVKPYAIEEVFAEAEIPASAVAVSLAAGIQLEKLEAAAGDGVPVVRVMPNTPMLVGKGMSTATAGTHVSDEQFDGVVELLGAVGEVAVVAEKDIDAAAALAGSAPAYFFLVVEALVDAGVQLGLTRDVATKLATQTASGAGAMLVESGREPLALRAGVTSPGGTTAAAVRELEESGLRGAFYRAAEACAQRAKELG; translated from the coding sequence ATGACAAAAATTGCAGTACTTGGTGGAGGACAAATCGGTGAGGCCCTCGTTTCGGGCCTTGTGAACGCTGGCTATGCCGGTGCGGACATCGTCGTGACTAACCGCAGCGAGGATCGTCGCGCGCACTTGGAAAAGACCTACGGCGTTAAGACCTTGAGCGATAACAGGGCGGCTGTGAAGGATGCAGACTTCGTCTTTGGCTGCGTGAAGCCTTATGCCATTGAAGAGGTCTTCGCAGAAGCAGAGATTCCTGCAAGCGCTGTCGCAGTGTCCCTGGCTGCTGGCATCCAGTTAGAAAAGCTGGAGGCCGCTGCCGGTGATGGAGTGCCGGTTGTGCGCGTTATGCCGAATACGCCGATGTTGGTGGGCAAGGGCATGAGCACGGCTACCGCGGGTACCCACGTCAGTGATGAGCAATTCGACGGCGTTGTGGAGCTTCTGGGTGCCGTCGGTGAAGTTGCAGTCGTTGCTGAAAAGGACATCGATGCAGCCGCAGCGTTGGCAGGTTCCGCGCCGGCTTATTTCTTCCTTGTTGTTGAGGCACTTGTCGACGCCGGCGTGCAGCTGGGTCTTACCCGTGACGTTGCGACGAAGCTGGCCACCCAGACCGCTTCTGGTGCCGGTGCCATGCTCGTCGAGTCCGGCCGTGAGCCGCTCGCATTGCGTGCGGGCGTTACCTCCCCAGGCGGCACGACTGCGGCAGCAGTGCGCGAGTTGGAGGAGTCCGGCTTGCGTGGCGCGTTCTACCGTGCGGCAGAAGCCTGCGCACAGCGTGCCAAGGAGCTTGGCTAA
- a CDS encoding Ppx/GppA phosphatase family protein, producing the protein MRLGVLDVGSNTVHLVAVDAATGGRPTPMSDWKTPLRLVEQLDKDGNIHEKGLKKLISAVAEANELGQKLGCHEFIAFATSAVRSATNSEYVLDQVERQTGVRLEILSGEEEARLTFLAVRRWYGWSAGRITNLDIGGGSLELSTGTDEHPDLAFSLDLGAGRLTHNWFDTDPPEKAKVNMLRDYIDAELVPVTEQMRAMGTAGLAVGTSKTFRTLARLTGAAPSSAGPYVKRTLTAPGLRQLISFISRMTAADRADLEGVSSNRSHQIVAGALVAEASMRALGIEKLEICPWALREGVILRRTDKGLE; encoded by the coding sequence GTGCGATTAGGTGTATTAGACGTCGGAAGCAACACTGTTCACCTCGTTGCGGTTGACGCCGCTACGGGTGGACGCCCGACTCCGATGAGCGATTGGAAGACTCCGCTGCGTCTTGTGGAGCAGTTGGATAAGGACGGCAACATCCACGAAAAAGGCTTGAAGAAGCTGATTTCGGCGGTTGCTGAAGCAAACGAGCTGGGGCAAAAGTTGGGCTGTCATGAGTTCATTGCTTTTGCTACCTCGGCAGTGCGTTCAGCCACGAACTCTGAGTACGTGCTTGATCAGGTGGAAAGGCAGACGGGTGTACGTCTGGAGATCCTCTCTGGCGAGGAAGAAGCACGTCTGACGTTCCTGGCCGTGCGCCGCTGGTACGGCTGGTCTGCAGGTCGCATCACTAACTTGGACATCGGCGGTGGCTCGTTAGAGCTTTCCACCGGTACTGATGAGCATCCCGACTTGGCATTTTCTCTGGACCTGGGCGCGGGCCGCTTGACCCACAATTGGTTCGATACCGATCCGCCTGAGAAGGCCAAGGTTAATATGCTCCGTGACTACATTGATGCGGAATTGGTACCAGTGACCGAACAGATGCGTGCAATGGGTACCGCGGGGCTTGCTGTGGGTACCTCAAAAACCTTCCGTACGCTGGCGCGACTGACCGGTGCCGCACCGTCTTCTGCGGGCCCTTATGTAAAACGCACGCTGACCGCACCGGGCCTTCGCCAGCTTATCTCCTTCATCTCCCGCATGACCGCAGCAGACAGAGCAGACCTCGAAGGGGTAAGTTCTAACCGATCGCATCAAATCGTCGCTGGCGCCTTGGTGGCTGAGGCAAGCATGCGTGCCTTGGGCATCGAAAAGCTGGAGATCTGCCCGTGGGCACTCCGCGAAGGCGTAATTCTGCGACGAACCGATAAGGGACTGGAATAG
- a CDS encoding phosphoglyceromutase has translation MTQGKLILLRHGQSQWNESNQFTGWVDVDLTAKGEAEAKRGGELLKEKGLLPEVLYTSLLRRAIRTANIALNAADRHWIPVVRDWRLNERHYGALQGLNKAETKDKYGEEQFMAWRRSYGTPPPELEDSSEYSQSNDPRYGDLEQVPRTECLKDVVERLVPYFEEEILPRAKKGEVVLIAAHGNSLRALVKHLDNISDEDIAGLNIPTGIPLVYEIAEDGSVQNPGGTYLDPEAAAAGAAAVAAQGGK, from the coding sequence ATGACTCAAGGAAAGCTTATTCTTCTTCGACACGGACAATCCCAGTGGAACGAATCCAACCAGTTCACCGGTTGGGTCGACGTGGACCTCACCGCAAAGGGCGAGGCAGAAGCAAAGCGCGGCGGCGAGCTGCTGAAGGAAAAGGGCCTGCTGCCGGAGGTTCTCTACACCTCACTGCTGCGCCGTGCTATCCGCACCGCAAACATTGCGCTTAACGCGGCAGACCGCCACTGGATCCCGGTCGTGCGCGATTGGCGTCTCAACGAGCGCCACTACGGCGCTCTGCAGGGCCTGAACAAGGCAGAGACTAAAGACAAGTACGGCGAAGAGCAGTTCATGGCATGGCGCCGTTCCTACGGCACCCCGCCGCCAGAGCTGGAAGATTCCTCCGAGTACTCCCAGAGCAACGACCCGCGCTACGGCGACCTGGAGCAGGTTCCGCGCACCGAGTGCCTGAAGGACGTCGTTGAGCGCCTCGTTCCTTACTTCGAGGAAGAGATCCTTCCGCGCGCCAAGAAGGGCGAGGTGGTCCTCATCGCCGCACACGGCAACTCCCTGCGTGCGCTGGTTAAGCACCTGGACAACATCTCTGACGAAGACATCGCTGGCCTCAATATTCCTACGGGAATTCCGCTTGTCTACGAGATTGCGGAAGACGGCAGCGTCCAGAACCCAGGCGGCACCTACCTGGATCCGGAAGCTGCTGCTGCCGGCGCCGCAGCTGTTGCGGCACAGGGCGGCAAGTAA
- a CDS encoding sensor histidine kinase, with the protein MELFLAFLAGVVVCAFALPVISWVRGRIERFRKSNDADSNRVTTVSQVLHLAIQGAPTGITVLSRSKEVILSNPSAHEMSLVHDRTVNPDIWKVAEEVFADKETRSLDLSIPKRRTGNRVTQVLAVVKPLTLNDDRFVIVYGTDESESVRMEAARRDFVANVSHELKTPVGGIALLAEALLNDPADVETVEYFGGKLQKEANRMADMVNELIALSKLQGAEALPEMEPLNLDELVDEAISRNQLAADSHQNELTRGKPVGVQVKGDKALLITAISNLISNAIHYSPDEMPVSVTLKIVGTDIVLVRVTDRGIGIAPEDQKRVFERFFRVDKARSRQTGGTGLGLAIVKHVVANHGGNIKLWSRPGTGSTFTIELPIYKDETAADNVENQDNEVDGAVSSAAPGLPRAVARVAARRKDKAQ; encoded by the coding sequence GTGGAATTATTTTTAGCTTTTCTAGCCGGCGTGGTGGTTTGCGCCTTCGCTCTACCGGTGATCTCTTGGGTGCGCGGGCGCATCGAGCGTTTCCGCAAATCTAATGATGCTGATTCCAACAGAGTCACTACCGTGAGCCAGGTTTTGCACTTGGCTATCCAAGGCGCGCCGACAGGCATCACGGTTCTCTCGCGCTCGAAGGAGGTCATCCTTTCTAATCCTTCAGCCCATGAGATGTCTTTGGTCCATGATCGCACTGTTAATCCGGATATCTGGAAGGTCGCGGAGGAGGTCTTCGCGGACAAGGAAACGCGCTCGCTTGACCTTTCCATTCCGAAGCGCCGTACCGGTAACCGAGTGACTCAGGTGCTGGCGGTGGTTAAGCCGCTGACGCTTAACGACGACCGCTTCGTCATCGTCTACGGCACCGACGAATCGGAGTCTGTGCGCATGGAAGCCGCTCGCCGCGACTTTGTGGCGAATGTCTCCCACGAGCTTAAGACCCCTGTCGGCGGCATCGCATTGCTGGCGGAGGCTCTGCTCAATGACCCGGCTGACGTTGAAACCGTGGAATACTTCGGTGGCAAACTACAAAAAGAAGCCAACCGCATGGCGGATATGGTCAACGAGCTGATCGCGCTTTCCAAGCTTCAAGGTGCGGAGGCGCTGCCGGAGATGGAGCCGCTAAATCTTGATGAATTGGTGGATGAAGCAATCTCCCGCAATCAGTTGGCAGCCGATTCACATCAGAATGAACTTACCCGCGGCAAGCCGGTGGGAGTGCAGGTCAAGGGCGATAAGGCGCTGCTTATCACCGCTATTTCCAACCTCATCTCCAATGCAATCCATTACTCGCCGGATGAGATGCCGGTGTCGGTGACCCTCAAGATCGTCGGTACCGATATCGTGCTCGTGCGCGTGACTGACCGCGGAATCGGTATCGCCCCGGAGGACCAAAAGCGAGTCTTCGAGCGCTTCTTCCGCGTGGATAAAGCTCGCTCGCGCCAGACCGGTGGCACGGGTCTGGGACTGGCTATCGTTAAGCACGTTGTGGCCAACCACGGTGGCAACATCAAGCTGTGGTCGCGGCCGGGCACGGGCTCGACCTTCACGATCGAGCTACCTATTTACAAAGACGAAACTGCAGCGGATAACGTAGAGAATCAGGATAATGAAGTAGATGGTGCCGTCAGCTCAGCTGCGCCTGGGCTTCCTCGTGCCGTCGCTCGCGTAGCCGCACGTCGAAAGGACAAAGCACAATGA
- a CDS encoding response regulator transcription factor — protein sequence MTNILIVEDEESLADPLAFLLRKEGFDVILAPDGPTALEEFAKNSVDIVLLDLMLPGMSGTDVCKQLRSTSSVPVIMVTARDSEIDKVVGLELGADDYVTKPYSSRELIARIRAVLRRGQDSASENPQEEFDEQILEGGRVRMDVERHTVTVDGEAVSMPLKEFDLLEYLLRNAGRVLTRGQLIDRIWGADYVGDTKTLDVHVKRLRSKIEAEPSRPQHLVTVRGLGYKFEL from the coding sequence ATGACCAACATCCTCATCGTTGAAGATGAAGAGTCGCTGGCCGATCCACTAGCGTTCCTTCTACGCAAGGAAGGCTTTGACGTCATCCTTGCGCCGGATGGTCCGACCGCCCTCGAGGAGTTTGCGAAGAACTCCGTCGACATCGTTCTTCTGGATCTCATGTTGCCGGGAATGTCCGGCACCGATGTGTGCAAGCAGCTGCGTTCGACGTCCTCGGTTCCGGTGATCATGGTCACGGCCCGTGACTCGGAGATCGATAAGGTCGTCGGCCTCGAGCTGGGCGCAGACGATTATGTGACCAAGCCCTATTCTTCCCGTGAGCTGATTGCGCGTATTCGCGCGGTTCTGCGCCGCGGCCAAGACTCTGCTTCTGAGAATCCGCAGGAGGAATTCGACGAGCAGATTCTTGAGGGCGGCCGCGTACGCATGGACGTTGAGCGTCACACCGTCACTGTCGACGGCGAGGCAGTCTCGATGCCGCTGAAGGAATTCGACCTGCTGGAGTACCTGCTGCGTAATGCAGGACGCGTTCTTACCCGCGGCCAGCTGATTGATCGTATTTGGGGCGCTGACTACGTGGGCGATACCAAGACCCTAGACGTGCACGTCAAGCGCCTGCGCTCGAAGATCGAGGCAGAGCCTTCCCGCCCGCAGCACCTAGTGACGGTGCGCGGTCTGGGCTACAAGTTCGAACTTTAA
- a CDS encoding helix-turn-helix domain-containing protein — protein sequence MANEDKGTFLTIAEVAEIMRVSKMTVYRLVHAGEMPAVRVGRSFRVHESAVNEYLEASVYGA from the coding sequence ATGGCTAATGAAGATAAGGGAACCTTTTTGACCATCGCCGAGGTCGCAGAAATCATGCGAGTCTCCAAGATGACTGTCTACCGTTTGGTTCACGCAGGCGAAATGCCGGCAGTTCGCGTTGGACGCTCTTTCCGCGTTCACGAGTCTGCGGTTAACGAGTACCTCGAGGCTTCCGTTTACGGAGCTTAA
- a CDS encoding 30S ribosomal protein bS22 — protein sequence MGSVIKKRRKRMSKKKHRKMLRRTRVQRRKLGK from the coding sequence ATGGGTTCTGTCATCAAGAAGCGCCGTAAGCGCATGTCCAAGAAGAAGCACCGCAAGATGCTGCGCCGCACCCGCGTTCAGCGTCGTAAGCTTGGCAAGTAA
- a CDS encoding HAD-IB family hydrolase: protein MPDSPRDFLANWTASRGNLRNFLENQALAPLDDDAQKTAGEAAARAAVDSIFGLDLESYHSGVDSVQGSFESAGAKKITQPDPDVPQDAGAAAFFDVDNTLIQGSSLVAFAFGLYRKRYFKLREILPIAWKQLKYRVSGSENADDVAAGRVQALDFVKGRSVEDMVALCEEIVDASLTRRAYPGTNQLAQLHVAAGQQVWLVTATPVQLAQVLAKRFGFTGALGTVPEVKDGKFTGRLVGDILHGPGKTHAVAALATIEGLDLERCTAYSDSVNDVPMLSMVGTAVAINPDSKLRDVAEDNGWLIRDYRSVRKAVRAYGLPALATAAFSYGGWRWIKK, encoded by the coding sequence ATGCCCGATTCTCCCCGCGATTTCCTCGCGAATTGGACCGCCAGCCGGGGAAATCTACGCAACTTTCTTGAGAACCAAGCATTAGCGCCGCTTGACGACGACGCGCAAAAGACCGCTGGTGAGGCTGCCGCACGCGCTGCGGTGGATAGCATTTTCGGCCTCGACCTAGAGTCCTATCACTCGGGCGTGGATTCCGTGCAGGGTTCTTTTGAGTCCGCCGGTGCGAAGAAGATCACCCAGCCGGATCCGGATGTCCCACAAGACGCCGGGGCCGCGGCCTTCTTCGACGTGGACAACACACTGATTCAGGGCTCCTCCCTGGTTGCTTTCGCCTTTGGGCTCTACCGCAAGCGCTACTTCAAGCTCCGGGAAATCCTGCCCATTGCGTGGAAGCAGTTGAAGTACCGCGTCTCGGGCAGCGAAAATGCCGATGATGTCGCCGCTGGCCGCGTGCAGGCCTTGGACTTTGTCAAAGGCCGCTCGGTAGAAGACATGGTGGCACTGTGCGAGGAAATCGTCGATGCTTCCCTGACCCGCCGTGCATATCCGGGAACCAATCAGCTGGCGCAGCTGCACGTGGCCGCGGGCCAGCAGGTCTGGCTAGTAACCGCGACCCCGGTACAGCTGGCCCAGGTGCTGGCAAAGCGTTTTGGCTTCACTGGTGCGCTCGGCACCGTGCCTGAGGTAAAAGACGGCAAGTTCACCGGCCGCCTGGTGGGTGATATCCTGCACGGCCCCGGCAAGACCCATGCCGTCGCGGCACTGGCCACCATTGAAGGCCTCGACCTAGAGCGCTGCACCGCCTACTCGGACTCCGTCAACGACGTACCAATGTTGTCGATGGTTGGCACCGCCGTAGCGATTAACCCCGACTCCAAGCTACGCGACGTCGCCGAAGACAACGGCTGGCTCATCCGCGACTACCGGTCTGTGCGCAAAGCCGTGCGCGCCTACGGCCTTCCCGCCCTGGCCACCGCAGCCTTCTCTTATGGCGGCTGGCGCTGGATAAAAAAGTAG